A single Maridesulfovibrio frigidus DSM 17176 DNA region contains:
- a CDS encoding NAD(P)H-dependent flavin oxidoreductase has translation MKLPQLKIGDLVAKVPVVQGGMGVGISLSGLASAVAEEGGIGVIAAAMIGLTSTKPNRATPEAQSEALAEEIRKAKAKTSGIVGVNIMVALTDFAEQVTASIKEGVDIIFSGAGLPLDLPKYLADGAKTKLVPIVSSGRAASIICKKWISRFDYVPDAFVVEGPKAGGHLGFQREQLDDPAFALESILPDVLEAVKKFEEKTGKKIPVIAAGGIYTGEDICKFIKMGASGVQLGTRFVATHECDADDKFKQSYVDSTEDDMTVIQSPVGLPGRAIKNAYLTEVYSGNKTPFKCAFKCLKTCDVETTPYCIATALISAQRGKLKHGFAFAGANAYRTKKIVSVKELMAELTSEFEVACA, from the coding sequence ATGAAGCTTCCCCAATTAAAAATAGGTGACCTAGTTGCCAAAGTTCCAGTTGTTCAAGGTGGAATGGGCGTAGGAATATCCCTTTCCGGTCTAGCTTCCGCAGTCGCAGAAGAAGGCGGAATAGGCGTTATTGCTGCAGCCATGATCGGCCTTACCAGTACAAAGCCGAACCGAGCTACGCCTGAAGCACAGTCCGAAGCTCTTGCTGAAGAAATCAGAAAAGCTAAAGCCAAAACATCCGGCATTGTCGGTGTTAACATCATGGTTGCTTTAACTGACTTCGCAGAGCAGGTAACAGCTTCGATAAAAGAAGGCGTGGACATTATTTTTTCCGGCGCAGGTCTTCCTTTAGACCTCCCGAAATATCTAGCTGATGGCGCCAAGACCAAACTGGTTCCTATCGTATCATCAGGCAGAGCAGCTTCTATTATCTGCAAGAAATGGATATCAAGATTTGATTACGTTCCTGACGCATTTGTCGTCGAAGGCCCTAAAGCCGGCGGACATTTGGGTTTTCAGCGTGAGCAGCTTGATGATCCAGCATTTGCACTAGAATCAATCCTGCCTGATGTGCTTGAAGCAGTTAAGAAATTTGAAGAAAAGACAGGTAAAAAGATCCCTGTTATCGCCGCAGGCGGTATATACACGGGTGAAGATATCTGCAAATTCATTAAGATGGGCGCTTCCGGAGTTCAGCTCGGAACCAGATTTGTCGCAACTCACGAATGTGATGCTGATGACAAATTCAAGCAGTCTTACGTAGATTCCACAGAAGATGATATGACGGTTATCCAGAGTCCTGTAGGACTTCCCGGCAGAGCAATTAAAAATGCATACCTGACGGAAGTATACTCAGGAAATAAAACTCCGTTTAAATGCGCATTCAAATGCCTCAAAACTTGTGACGTCGAGACCACTCCTTACTGTATTGCCACCGCACTTATAAGTGCGCAACGCGGTAAGCTGAAGCATGGCTTCGCATTCGCAGGGGCAAACGCCTATAGAACTAAGAAAATAGTTTCCGTTAAAGAACTAATGGCTGAACTTACATCTGAGTTTGAAGTAGCTTGCGCTTAA
- the lhgO gene encoding L-2-hydroxyglutarate oxidase: MKTADILICGAGIVGLTVARELLAKGHKNIIIIDKENEVALHASGRNSGVLHAGIYYAPGSLRAVSCLSGNFMMKKYCKEKGLPLLETGKVIVARNESEVPTLHELYDRATANGAKVELIGEERLSKIEPNAKTCKQALFSHYTAVVDPRSVMKSLYTDLVQSGKVTFMLGTKFIDAKKNNQIITDKGKLSCGMFINAAGAYSDQVARPFGFGEGYQLIPFKGIYKKLKKEKADIIKGSIYPVPNIKNPFLGIHFTRGATGDVYLGPTAIPAFGRENYGLLSGLDKEAFSIMIRDAVLFMRNSKFRSIAFEEPRKYLFKCFFNDAKELVKELNPEDIESTPKVGIRPQLVDVKRNELVMDFLVESDEKSVHVLNAISPAFTSSMYFAEMIVNKYIR; this comes from the coding sequence ATGAAAACTGCTGACATACTGATATGCGGAGCTGGAATCGTAGGCTTAACCGTTGCGCGCGAGTTACTTGCGAAAGGCCACAAGAACATAATCATCATTGATAAAGAAAATGAAGTAGCGCTCCACGCTTCAGGACGAAACAGCGGAGTCCTGCACGCAGGGATTTACTACGCTCCCGGCAGTCTACGTGCTGTATCCTGCCTTTCCGGAAACTTCATGATGAAAAAATATTGCAAAGAGAAAGGACTACCTCTGCTCGAAACAGGAAAAGTCATCGTTGCAAGAAATGAATCTGAAGTACCGACCCTGCATGAACTTTACGACCGTGCAACTGCAAACGGTGCAAAGGTTGAGCTAATTGGCGAAGAACGCCTCTCCAAAATCGAACCTAACGCAAAAACGTGTAAACAGGCCTTATTCTCCCATTACACAGCAGTGGTTGATCCACGCAGTGTTATGAAGTCACTATATACGGATCTCGTGCAAAGCGGCAAAGTAACCTTTATGCTCGGCACTAAATTTATCGATGCTAAAAAGAACAACCAGATTATCACTGACAAAGGTAAATTAAGCTGCGGAATGTTTATAAACGCAGCTGGTGCCTACAGCGACCAAGTAGCCAGACCTTTCGGATTCGGTGAAGGATACCAGCTCATTCCGTTTAAAGGCATTTACAAAAAGCTTAAAAAAGAAAAAGCGGATATTATTAAGGGTAGCATTTACCCTGTCCCGAACATAAAAAATCCATTCCTAGGAATCCACTTCACACGCGGAGCTACAGGTGATGTTTACTTAGGACCAACAGCTATCCCTGCCTTCGGTAGAGAGAACTATGGCCTCCTCTCAGGACTGGACAAAGAAGCATTTAGTATTATGATAAGGGATGCAGTTCTCTTTATGAGAAATTCAAAATTTCGTTCAATTGCATTTGAAGAACCCCGCAAATACCTTTTCAAATGCTTTTTCAATGATGCTAAAGAGTTGGTTAAAGAGCTTAATCCCGAAGATATCGAGAGCACACCAAAAGTCGGTATCCGTCCACAGCTTGTGGACGTTAAACGCAATGAGCTTGTTATGGACTTCCTTGTCGAAAGCGACGAAAAAAGTGTTCACGTACTAAATGCAATCTCTCCCGCATTTACAAGCTCGATGTACTTTGCAGAAATGATAGTGAACAAATACATACGCTAG